Proteins encoded in a region of the Leishmania panamensis strain MHOM/PA/94/PSC-1 chromosome 7 sequence genome:
- a CDS encoding ubiquitin activating E1 enzyme, putative (TriTrypDB/GeneDB-style sysID: LpmP.07.0020), which produces MSTMRGKPHLTFSDLQLSIEVGFWEQLRQLKLTEWRLKEPHAALAGIMRVNVSDRVLLSPPNLVHLSAGSLHPSKLTQAAEENTVEVVNVQVQGTVKTFNFAEELNALDFRSALLSIAAETLLAPAVALHASAEEEADAWSKIPFATLCMFTYIDAKAYRFFHCEAFPCISIEDTLLVDSLVLGSLPALPFSAESAQAIHRHGTDLLRQKPEQGCNPFLSICANNSVEFVSFSPSAFVAATATKSNSVVLCFFDFSDTAGGVSLPARNLITCLRLAVPSLISLRLYALRTGGTEKSIFINLEFDALEESLVASLRERLTGASSADLARVRWKEEFPSLKAAGWRKKKIESLELGAFINSVQRADSDSRFNLELMKWRVLPSLALDQIAGCKALLLGTGTLGCNVARNLLMWGVRDFTLVDRGRVSFSNLARQSLFTFEAAKGGKTKVDAAAEAIHTIIPSAVVHPVPLTIHMPGHRIDEAQVDKALDEIRRLEELITDSDVVFLLTDSREARWMPTIIAAATGTPVINVALGFDTYVVMRHGVRAQTSCPNAIGEVECSASLHTDLGCYFCSDIIAPTDSLSFRALDEQCTVTRPAVSSIASAIAVELLAELYQHPSRFRCPAYRESAAGASDQGRCCLGVIPQQIRGSVFSHTMYHLCGERNPFCTACADVLLHAYREGGTEFLLRCVNSPLFIEEVCGVKALKAKWEADMNETHWSSDEDLVD; this is translated from the coding sequence ATGAGCACCATGAGAGGTAAGCCGCATCTCACTTTCTCGGACCTCCAACTGTCCATCGAGGTGGGGTTCTGGGAGCAACTCCGGCAGCTCAAGCTCACCGAGTGGAGACTGAAGGAGCCACATGCCGCCCTGGCCGGCATTATGCGTGTGAATGTTTCCGATCGTGTGCTCTTGTCTCCGCCAAACTTGGTGCACCTGAGCGCCGGTAGTCTGCATCCATCGAAGCTTACCCAGGCCGCAGAAGAGAACACTGTCGAGGTTGTGAACGTGCAAGTGCAAGGGACAGTGAAAACCTTCAACTTTGCAGAAGAGCTCAATGCGCTGGATTTTCGGAGCGCGCTACTGTCGATTGCGGCGGAGACGCTGTTGGCGCCTGCTGTGGCGTTGCATGCCAGtgctgaagaggaggcggatgCATGGTCCAAGATACCGTTTGCCACCCTTTGCATGTTCACGTACATTGATGCGAAGGCGTACCGCTTTTTTCACTGTGAGGCTTTTCCATGCATTTCAATCGAGGACACTTTGCTCGTCGACTCTCTAGTGTTGGGCTCATTACCTGCGCTTCCATTTTCCGCTGAGTCTGCGCAGGCGATACATCGCCACGGGACAGACCTACTCCGTCAGAAACCTGAGCAGGGCTGCAACCCGTTTCTGTCTATCTGCGCCAACAACAGCGTTGAGTTTGTTTCCTTTTCACCATCTGCCTTtgtcgctgccactgcaACGAAGAGTAACAGTGTTGTCTTGTGCTTCTTCGACTTTTCCGACACTGCAGGAGGCGTCAGTCTGCCGGCGCGCAACTTGATCACGTGCCTGCGACTTGCAGTGCCGTCCCTCATCTCCCTCCGCCTGTATGCATTGCGGACTGGAGGCACGGAAAAGAGTATATTTATAAACCTGGAGTTCGATGCCCTCGAGGAGTCGCtcgttgcttctcttcgaGAGCGACTGACGGGCGCGTCGTCCGCCGACCTGGCTCGTGTACGGTGGAAAGAGGAGTTTCCCTCACTCAAGGCAGCAGGGTGGCGCAAGAAGAAGATCGAGAGCCTGGAACTGGGCGCCTTCATCAACTCCGTGCAGCGGGCTGACAGTGATTCCCGTTTCAACCTTGAACTAATGAAGTGGCGCGTGTTGCCATCACTGGCGTTGGATCAGATTGCCGGGTGCAAAGCGCTACTTctcggcaccggcacccTGGGCTGCAACGTGGCACGAAACCTGCTGATGTGGGGAGTGCGTGACTTCACCTTGGTTGACCGCGGCCGTGTCTCCTTCTCCAACTTGGCGCGGCAGTCGCTGTTCACCTTTGAGGCCGCAAAAGGCGGCAAGACGAAGGtggacgctgctgccgaggcgaTTCACACCATCATCCCATCTGCCGTGGTGCACCCAGTGCCTTTGACCATTCACATGCCAGGACATCGCATCGATGAGGCTCAGGTAGATAAAGCGTTGGACGAAATTCGCAGATTGGAGGAGCTCATCACCGACAGCGACGTCGTGTTCCTCCTCACTGATTCCCGCGAAGCTCGCTGGATGCCGACCATCATTGCTGCGGCGACAGGGACGCCTGTCATCAACGTTGCTCTTGGCTTTGACACGTACGTGGTGATGCGTCACGGCGTACGGGCACAGACCTCATGCCCCAATGCCATAGGGGAAGTCGAGTGCTCTGCCTCACTTCACACCGACTTGGGATGCTACTTTTGCAGCGACATCATAGCACCAACAGACAGCCTCAGTTTCCGTGCGCTTGATGAGCAGTGCACAGTTACCCGACCAGCTGTGTCGTCCATTGCTTCCGCAATCGCGGTCGAGCTCTTGGCCGAGTTGTACCAACACCCGAGCAGATTCCGGTGTCCAGCCTATCGTGAATCCGCCGCCGGCGCAAGTGACCAGGGGCGGTGCTGTCTCGGAGTCATTCCGCAGCAGATCCGCGGCAGCGTCTTTTCACACACGATGTATCACttgtgtggagagagaaacccTTTCTGCACTGCTTGTGCCGACGTGCTTTTGCACGCGTACAGGGAGGGCGGGACCGAGTTTCTCCTGCGGTGCGTCAACAGTCCCCTTTTTATTGAGGAAGTCTGTGGGGTAAAGGCGCTTAAGGCAAAATGGGAGGCGGACATGAACGAGACGCACTGGAGCTCTGACGAGGACTTGGTTGACTAG
- a CDS encoding Isy1 splicing protein-like protein (TriTrypDB/GeneDB-style sysID: LpmP.07.0030): MQDRLREIEGTLARSKERKNTILYKLSKRRQEEERLAKLGVERLPTNPREVDDEKVIKYVLFRLKQEIGDKTAQLRDPKLLSIDKDGEGVIRAKNAEVNKLLSRKCQWEARLSFLAGEPTLPRLRKKTFFGCAKELPEALVTRKRQRVEGEQEVGENEVANSSDEDELIADQVETEQPATRDQDYLERVAWLGTSAADLELARFERESEAKMRTKENVTAPRPGTSDLILSYCKDGKLMIPDEEHFKRKLVNNRKKALQERLTALRNKS; encoded by the coding sequence ATGCAGGATAGATTGAGAGAAATTGAGGGCACGCTTGCCCGATCAAAGGAACGTAAAAATACAATCCTGTACAAACTATCAAAGCGgcgacaagaagaagaacggCTTGCAAAGCTAGGTGTGGAAAGGCTTCCGACAAATCCGAGGGAAGTTGATGATGAAAAGGTCATCAAATATGTCCTCTTCAGACTGAAGCAGGAAATCGGCGACAAAACGGCACAGCTACGAGACCCAAAACTGCTTAGCATTGACAAGGACGGTGAGGGTGTTATTCGAGCAAAAAATGCTGAAGTAAATAAACTGCTTTCTCGCAAGTGTCAGTGGGAAGCGCGGCTATCCTTTCTCGCCGGTGAGCCAACTCTGCCGCGCTTGCGCAAGAAGACTTTTTTCGGCTGCGCAAAAGAGCTTCCTGAGGCTTTGGTCACACGAAAGCGTCAGCGTGTAGAGGGTGAGCAGGAGGTGGGAGAAAACGAGGTAGCGAATAGCTCCGATGAAGATGAACTAATCGCAGACCAAGTAGAAACTGAACAGCCTGCAACGCGAGATCAAGACTACCTGGAGAGAGTAGCGTGGCTGGGAACAAGTGCAGCAGATTTGGAGTTGGCTCGGTTCGAGCGTGAGTCGGAAGCGAAAATGCGCACAAAGGAGAATGTAACTGCACCTCGACCTGGCACAAGTGATCTAATACTCTCGTACTGCAAAGATGGAAAACTCATGATTCCAGACGAGGAGCACTTTAAGAGAAAGCTAGTAAACAATCGCAAAAAAGCACTCCAGGAGCGCTTGACTGCCCTTCGCAACAAAAGCTGA
- a CDS encoding histone-lysine N-methyltransferase, putative (TriTrypDB/GeneDB-style sysID: LpmP.07.0040): MPALRAKRARLDHGPKRPICRFLLSDAAIGKVTKDISAGTDAARSVTPRELGSGSPHDPIHLPLRKIPNDNGCYHCATDECCCVEFEKILSNTYAQLSKKRVVEVSGARQLCAKSLLTPFVSRLVHLMKITEQDTFYDFGCGNGSVLFQVACMTGAKCVGVEVSTHNADVAREAWQVLRQVLERKYKRPMPTVEIITADLAELISTPTYFEEEKGQTVILMSNLLFPKPLTHFLSERLRSTPVGTRILCFDDLYPHARSVATYRDPVAFELFDMKDYLWQEMSVEWCSMEGTFFIHTRK; encoded by the coding sequence ATGCCCGCTCTTCGAGCAAAGAGAGCACGTCTTGACCACGGACCAAAGCGGCCTATTTGTCGTTTTCTGCTCTCCGATGCGGCAATAGGAAAAGTGACGAAAGACATCTCAGCAGGCACCGATGCTGCTCGTTCAGTGACTCCTAGGGAGTTGGGGAGCGGATCGCCACACGACCCCATTCACCTTCCACTTCGAAAGATTCCAAATGACAACGGATGCTATCATTGCGCCACTGATGAGTGTTGCTGTGTGGAGTTTGAAAAGATCTTATCGAATACCTACGCTCAATTATCAAAGAAGCGTGTCGTTGAGGTGTCTGGTGCGCGACAGCTTTGCGCAAAGTCACTTCTGACACCTTTTGTGTCAAGGCTTGTGCATCTCATGAAGATCACAGAGCAGGATACCTTCTACGATTTTGGATGTGGCAACGGTTCAGTCTTGTTTCAAGTCGCCTGCATGACTGGTGCGaagtgcgtgggtgtggaaGTCAGCACGCACAACGCAGACGTTGCACGCGAAGCCTGGCAAGTGCTGCGGCAGGTACTGGAGCGAAAGTACAAACGTCCGATGCCGACTGTGGAAATTATCACCGCGGATTTGGCTGAACTAATCTCCACCCCTACATACTtcgaggaggaaaagggacaGACAGTTATTCTGATGTCGAATCTTCTTTTCCCGAAGCCCCTGACGCACTTTTTGTCGGAGCGGCTGCGATCTACCCCTGTAGGAACTCGTATCTTATGCTTTGACGATTTGTACCCGCACGCTCGCTCGGTGGCTACGTACAGAGACCCTGTTGCCTTTGAGCTGTTCGACATGAAGGATTATTTGTGGCAAGAGATGAGTGTAGAGTGGTGCTCAATGGAAGGTACGTTCTTCATACACACGCGGAAGTAG